The window TCTAAAATGAAGGCTTGCTCTACTAGCGCGCCCGACTATGGCTGCTGTGCTTCCTCTCCAGCCTCTTACAACTGTTTCCGTAGTCCCAATGGCATCCCCTGGGTGGCAGCAGAGGTCTGCTAGTGCCTTGCCAGTCAGCACGCCAGCTCTACCGCACCCACTTACAACTCCATACCCTGCCTTGCTTCCATGGGCCTCTGAGGCAGCTCTGGTTTCTCAGCACTTGGCAGGCTCCTTGATCCTCTCACTCACCACTCAGGTCAGAAATAGATGCTGGTGTGAGGTCCgaattgaacctcttccaggacctcttgaataaGACTCAGGGAGACGgtgatcgatgcaaaagcaagaggagtttaattccggCATGCCagggtcctcccacttcaaggggagacgaCCCTGAGCAGACTTTAACAGAGAGTTATATATCTTGCAAACaactggggcagaattcaaacaattggagCAGAATTTGCACAATGTTAACTATGCAGAGTACTATGTACATTTGGTGAATCGAAACAAATCGACTCAGATCGGACTCAGTGTACCATTCAAGACtttcccatgggggaggggggctcaGTTGGAAGCCACAAGTAGttttgtgtgacagtttggcttgtagctgttccaggaaccaaaccagcttttttttttctggaagggaggggtccttgtgctcagaggtttgtggtgggaattaGCCCTACTGGCCCTAGATtggccccaactctggctctGTCACTGGCTGAGATCCATGCTTGCATGTGATGCTGATGGGATGTCCGTTGATATCCTAAGTGTCCATGTCCTGTGGTCCAGTGCATCCTGCTGTAGGATGCAGCATACCCGCAGCAGTGCCCGGTTTGTGCAGATTCATATGCAGGGCTCACAGTGCAAAACAGTAGGCtcacttatatgtatatatgtgtgcctgtagGAGTTTACATACACCATGGGTAGGCATGGGCCACCCGAGGAGGCCAGAGGGTATTGGattacctggaactggagttacagatggtttctAGCCACCTgacattggtgctgggaactgaacccaggtcttgtACAAGAGCAttaagagctcttaaccactgactcatctctccaACACTGAGCAATTATGTTTTAAGGCAATtcgttttatttttctatatagggTTTCTCTGGCTAGggagtcctggatgtcctggaacttgctctgtagaccagactggcctcaaactcagagatatatgcctgcctttgcttcctgagttctggaattgaaggtgtgagccaccactacTTGTCCACCTATAGAAAAAccttgaagaagaggaagaggaggaagaggaataaggACAAGAAGAACAACTAGTGTCTGTGGTGGCTGCATACACCCTTAGCCCTAActtttaggaggcagaggcagaggcggaggccagcctggtttacacagtgagttctagattagccagggctatataataAGATGGCATCTCCACAAAAGGGAAGGAGGTGAGGGAGctgaagagagggctcagcagttaagagtaagCAGCatgcttgcagaggacctgagttcagttctcagctccgggtcaggtgactcacaactgcctatgaTTCCTGCTCCTGGGCATCTGGTGACTTCTGACCTctaatacacacataaataagaataaaatttatAATGTTTCAAAATCTTCAGAGGGAAAAAAGTAAAGCTTAAAGTCGGCACATGAGCGATGGCACTTCTGCGATGGCACTTCTGGGCTTAAACCCAAGAGAAGCAATTAACATTTACACAGAAAACTCAACATGAATGCTCAGAACAGCACTACTTATGACAGCTAAATGAGGAACAGCTCagatatatgaataaaataagcCATGTGATGAAGTTTTATTCAGATACTAAAAAGAATGGAGGCACTGTGGCTGTACCTCCATTgctagggtgcttgcctagcgtgcacCAAATCCTGGGTTCATATCCAGCACAGTGTAAACCCAACATGGAGGGGCAGGCACGTAATTCTAGTATTTGGGAGATGAAGACAgaaggatcagaggttcaaggctAACTTTAGTTACTTCaagggttcaaggtcagcctggactgcatGAGGCTATCTCAAAAAAGATGAAGAGCTGGAGCGATGACAAGGTGGTTAAACGTTTGCTGCTGTCGCAGAGAGAGGACAGGTTCAGACCCCGGGACTcataactgtttgtaactccagttctaggggatccaaaaccctcttctgacctttgaggGTACCAGCATGCATGTGGTACTCGGACATCCAGATACACTAAACAAATCTTAAAACCAATGAATAAAAACCaaaattcttcttcttcctctctgtcaaatatcacacacacacacacacacacacacacacacacacacacacacacacacgggcatgcATGCCTGCTGTGGGGAAGCATGTGCCATGGCACTCGTGTgagcagaggacaacttgcaggccttggctctctccttccaccatgtgggtcccagaggcTGAACTCAGGTTACTGGGTCTAGTGGCAAGCAGCTGTAACCTCTGAGCAAGTTTTGATCTCCATGCTGCCCCCCCAATCTGCTTTTTACATATTGATTACCACTCTACAACATTGTGTGGATTTTGGTATTGTACCTTTGGGGCTGTTACATTTACTTCTGAGTTTCCAGTGTCAGGGATAGGGCCTGGCAACAAAGTGGCATTAAACCAGCAGAAACAAGGAGTGAAAAGCAACAATTTTATTACTCTACACCCACTGCTCACccgcccccacctcccatcccctctgcctccccagtgctgggactacaggcgcctatcccagcacctggagctcagttttttaaaatgtattttatgcatTTTAACCCCTCTACTGACTTTCCTGGACTCTCCCACTAGGTAATAGGTAATCTGTTACTTCCAAACTGACATTTTACATTTAGTTAAATCATTATGGCTATGTAAATATTGTTCAGGGGAAGACACATTCCCACACTGATTATATTTCTTTCCACAGCTTTTGCTCTTCTGAGAGCGTCTAATTGCCTGTTTCGTTCCCGAAatgcttattattattatcataatCCTGATAATTTTCCAGTATTACACCGTGTTAGAGATTCTTGcgagtttttttttctcccatggtACTTCTCACGCTTTGCAAACTGTGCatttatttggttatttattttcttgtctgTCTCAGTCACTCGTTGGAACTTAAGCTTCTAGAGCAAAGACTGTTCTTTCCAGAATATTCCCAGCGTCTGACACCTGCTCCTTGTCCGACACATGGGACATGGGGCTTGACAACTAGGAATAAGACTGGCTAGTGCCCACAGAGAGTGCAATGgctatttttattgttgtcaACCTGACTTagttaatctggaatgaactaaaactcCCAAATGGGGCACACCTGTGGGGGGGTTGTTGCTTAATTTGAAATGGGAAGATTCACTTCTAATGTGGATCTGTGAGGTGGGAAGACACCCCTTCAATCCAgatcttctgttgttgttgtctgtGACATTTATTGGTTTGTGAGTATGTTCTAGAAAAACTGCAGTATTTGTGAAGACCAGAGTGCCATGCTAGCACTGCGTGCATCTAAATAGTAATAatgcacagaggcacagagagccTCGGGAGAGCATAACGAGATGCTAGCACGCCCCATTCCCCCCTTTTATTGCTTGTTTAGCTTATACTTAAAACCAAGTAAAAAGTCTGAATTCAATGGTCAACTGACAAAGAAAGTAACAGCAGGGCACCACATACTTAGGACTTGAATGAAATTGTTAAGCACTAGCTGGTGCGATGGCAGacatttttcatttatatgacCTTAGTATCTAAAAGTCCTCTCAAACAGTTTAATGCAGATCTTCTGAGATGGGAAGACTGGCTGCTGATCTGTGCCACACCTTCTACTGGAAGCTATATAAGGGCAAGGAAgtaggaagcttttgctctttgctagtaagtccattccttcactggcgtTAGAGCCTCCTTCTTGTGCATTCAGGCTTATTCCGAaggccagctgagacatccagccttgtggattgagcaactactggattcttggaccttccattCATAGgcactggattcttggaccttccattCATAGGCAGCCATTGGTGGGTTAGCAGGgccacagcctgtaagtcattctaataattCTAATAACTCTATAACCTCTGGTACTTGACTAATACaggtatcctcctgtctctgcctccccagtgctagaattaaaagcatgtgccactgcgctcagttttttttttttccagagctggggaccgaacccagggccttgtgcttgctaggcaagtgctctaccactgagctaaatccccaacttttttttttttaacctgggagctaggaactgaactcatgcttgggtgacaagcactttactgactgagctattgTTTCAGCACCCCATTTTGGGTTTTGAGACCCCACTGTGTAGCTAAGATTGGCCTTGAACCCCTAATCTTGCTGTTTCTACTCTCTGAGATGATTTGTAGCCATTATGAGGGTCCTGGGATGTGAACCTGgggcttctgcaagagcagtaaagtgttcttaactgccgagccctACAATATTTAACTTGTGTGGGCTCCAGGAATCAAACTTAGATCATCAAGCTTGTGTGGGGAGCACTTTACCTTCTGAGCAACCCAgtaggttcttttctttttaggagaCATGCTCTGATGCAGTctgagctggctttgaactctccaCATAGCCACATCCCGAGTTCTGAGACtataggtatgcaccaccatactcTGTGTaaatggtgctgggaatgaaGACCAAGGATGAGTGCTTGCTAGGTGTGTTGGCTGGTATTGATTAACCTGAGGaatctagaatcacttgggaGTTAGGGCTCTGGACATATGTGTCTTAGTTCTGTTTCTAGTGCCAAGACAAAACACTACCATCAAGGGAACTTacataggaaaacatttaattggttcATGGTTCCAGAGGATAATAGTGCCCACACCGTCATGGTAGGGAGCATAGCAGCAGGAAGGCATAGCAGCAGGAAGGCATAGCAGCAGGAAGGCATAGCAGCAGGAAGGCATAACAGCAGGAAGGCATAGCAGCAGGAAGGCTGTAACAGTAGGTGAGACTTTACCTTTCATCCACAAACATGAGTCAGGGAAGATCCAGTTGGAatagtgtgggcttttgaaatctcaaagaccACCCCTAGTggcacacctcctctaacaaaaGCCACacccccaatccttcccaaacagttccactaactggggaccaagtgttcaaataaaTGAGCCTATGAGGAcccttattcaaaccactacggCATGCCTGTGGGGATGGTCTTGGTGTCACTCACTGAGGTGGAAAGACCTACCCATTGTAGGTTGGACCACTCCCTGGGTGGGAACCAGGGCTATGCAAGTGGAGAGAGGGAGCTGAGCAGCAGTGTGCACGCACTGCTTCCTGACCGTAGATGCAGAGTGGCAGCTAGTTCAAGTTCCTGCCGCCTTTACTTCCCCATCACAGGCTGTACCTTTGAACACTGAGCTGTAATAGATGTCTTTTCCTTAAGTGACTTTAATtctttacatgtatttatatattatatattttttatttatttagtgtgtgtgcatgcgtgtatgtgtgtttgtatgtgtgtgtgtatgtgtgagtgtgtgtatgtgtgtttgtatgtgtgtgtgtatgtgtgagtgtgtgtatgtgtgtttgtatgtgtgtgtgtgcgtgtgtgtgtgtgtgcacgcgcacacgtGTTTCTCATGCCTGCAGGAATGTATATGGAAACTGGGGTTTTCTCCTTCTGCcgtgtgggtcctagggattgaactcagatcttcaggctTCAATTGCCCTCACTTGCTGAGCTGTCTTGCCAGCCCCTTACATTGCTTTTGTCAAGACACTTTATTGCAGCAAAAGGAAAAGTAGCAAAGAGGCTAGGCAACCGTTGACTCAGCCTCCGGCATGCAGGAGGATAGAGACCAAGAAAAACACAGGAATGTCCAACAGTTCCTGGATGGGAATTAGTCacaagagacacacacatgcttttcaaattttctgatagtcttaggtATGTTCTTTTGGAAGGTAAGTGTGGGATgatggttttggtggctgttttCCACCTGTTTGGGATAACAACATCCACAGCATGAACATCTTTGCCTGACACCACAGGGTTTACTGTCACCCGAAGGGGCCTAATGGAATCAGTTGGAAGGAGGCCCTTTGGCCCCCATGGACGGCCCCTTCTCCCCCACATGTCCTGTCATATTCTCCCCAGGTAGGTGCTGCATACGGATGCTCCTGGCTAACGTGTGGGTGCATGCTCAAGGCATACTCAGGAATgggggactctgtgtgtgtgcccttgtCCCTTTTCTGACTTTGGAGGACATATGTGTCTTGGTGACCAAAGTTTATTCTTTCAGATGGCCCAGTTGGGCCCTGGGTGGGCGGCATGGAAGGCTGGTTATAGAAGGGAGTCTCAGATCCTCTGAGACCTTCTGGAAGTGCCCCTGTTCTtggcctcccccttccccctcctctccccttcccccctctgctcccctccctcaccctctccccttcccctctcctccccccctttccccttcccccaatCTCTTTCCATCCATTACCTCACTCCAGCCCTCATTAGTGTCTAAAACATCCCTGAGACCTGAGTCACTGAGCTCCCGGGCCTTTGTTTGCATCCACTTCCCTAGGAGTGCAGTGGGCTGAAGGTCATGGACACAATGCTAAATGGCTCTCCTGCCCATTGATGCTCAGGACGGGCACTTTCCTGAGAGCGAGGCCCTCTTGAGCTCTGCTCCCTGCCAGCTCCATCAGAGAAACCTGCCTTTCAGCAAAATGCTTCCCATCTCACAGCCTCAAGCTTTCTGAAAGTTGGAAGAAACTGGAGATGTGACTGCTCCCCCCCAAACCCCCATGCAGCCAGCTTCCAACTGCTTCTTCTCCTGGGAGCCAGCTGAAGGAGGCACTCCTCAATGACATTGTTTCCTCCCTATGACTATTAAAGAGCCAGAGTAACCCCAAAGGGTCAGGCTACTAAGCAGCCTTGGGGACCAGTCACCACAAACAGCGGTTGGGATGGACTGATAACAGAACATGACCCCACTTAGGTGGTACTACTTTTACACACATGCAGAATGCAAGAGTGGTGGGAAGGCTTGTGGCAAGGTTGTAGAGGAGAGCCGGTGAGGCCAGGCAACACGTTACAGGGTGGAAGTCTCTGAAGTGAAACCAATCCGTGAAGGTGAAGCCTGAAGTTCATTAGAAGGCCCAATATGTTGAAGAACGGTATGTCAGTCATCTACTGAGGAACGGTGTGGACACTCATCAGAGAGGTCGTATTGTTCTATAGGCTGCAGGGGGTGGTTCAATTTAGCCCATGGGAGCCTAGATGATGCTTCCAGGCCCGGACATGGAGTTATAAAACTTGAGATTCTCCCTGCTGACTGTCGAACTAGATCCCAAGTCCTCTTGCAGTAAGGAGGTTTATGCCATTGGATACCAGAAGTATGAACTTTAGTtagttttattaatattattattatttattttatttcgcAGGGCCCCACAGCTAAGAGACTGCCTCAAGTCTCAGAGAAGATCATTGGACGGTTAGGATGCTGGGGACTTTTGAATCTGAACTGAATGCATTTCACATTATGAGGTAGATATGAGTGGGTGGGGGCTGCGAGGGGAGAGCACCGTGGTTGGAATGTAAAATGTCCCCCAGAGGTTATTGTTTCAATACTGGGTTCCCAGCCGGTGGGTGGAGGTTGTAGAACCTTTGGGAAATGGGGGGCGCCATTATTAGAAATGGGTcacgggggcgggggaggggctgCTCTTGAAGGTCGTATTTGCTGCTGGTTCCAGTTTGAGCTCAGTATTTCTGGGTTGGCTGCCATGAAGAGACCAGCATCCCCATGCGCCATCCAACAAAGGCTAAGCTgcttctgttgccatggcaactgcCAGGGTGACCTGAAATCCCCGGAAACTGTGGGCTAAAGTcaattcttctttaagttgcttccaTCAGATATCCCCCACCCCATGACAAAAATAGGTAACAAAGAAATATAGTGTGGCCACCTTACCAACCAAGTGTGACAGAAGAGACGCTCGGTGACTTCAGAGGCCAGGCCAATGTTCCAGGCAAACGCCCATGATCTTTCTGAAACTCTGTTCTTGGAGCTCTATAGCCTCTGCATTaatggaaaatttttttcttcgcttcccttcccttcccttcccttcccttcccttcccttcccttcgcttcccttcccttcccttcccttcccttcccttcccttcgcttcccttcccttcccttcgcttcccttcccttcccttcccttcccttcgcttcccttcccttcccttcccttcccttcccttcgcTTCCCTtcgcttcccttcccttcccttcccttcccttcccttcccttcccttcccttcccttcccttcccttcccttcccttcccttcccttcccttcccttcccttcccttcccttcccttcgcttcccttcccttcccttcccttcgcttcccttcccttcccttcccttcccttcccttcccttcccttcccttcccttcccttcccttcccttcccatctcttcaacctgggggtcaaatgaccctttcacaggggccccctgagaccatcagaaaacacagataattatttacattatgattcataacagtagcaaaattttacagttacgaagtagcaatgaaataattttttggttGGAGGTGTGTGTGATggcttgcatatgcttggcccagggagtggcactattagaaggtgtggccttgttggaggaagtgtgtcactgtcaggGGTGGGTCtggagagcttcctcctagctgccagaGGATGTGAGTCTGTTACTGGCtgcctttgggtgaagatgtagaactcagctcctcctgcaccatgtctgcctggatgctgtgacgctgccatgctcctgccttgataatgactgaacctctgaacctgtaagccagccccaattaaatgtcctttataagacttgccttggtcatggtgtctgttcacagcaataaaaccctaactaagacaggggtcaccacaacatgaggctGTATTAAAGGATggtagcactagggaggctgagggcCACTGCTCTATACAGTAAGCACAGCTACCTGAGGCCACCATGCCATGAAGATACCTCAGATGCTCAAGGTGTGTAAGTGAATAAACACAGCCCAGCTAAACCTGGTCTTTGAGTCACTGAACCTAGACATTAACAGAAGTGCACAGGCCTCAAGATTACTCCAGCCCTCACCCATTCAAACGATTCCTTGTTGTGCAAATGCACTATACATAGCAGAACCCACAGTTCTGAAAGCTAACATAGTTTCTGCTGTGTTCTGTCCAAACCCCCGACCTCCAGACACTTGCGAATGTAGACAGTTGGTCGTTGGTTTATGCCACTGGATTTGAGTGGCTTGTGAGGCAGTGACAGACAATCAGACATATAGCATGGATACATCTGTATGCCTGTGTATACATCGTTCTgtatttgttgggttttgttttgatttttgattttttttttttttgttttgagacagactctcatgtagcccaggctgaactcaaacttgctatgtagccaagggtgaccttgaactccttgaCCGTCCAGTCTCCACGTCCCAAGACTCCATGCTTTTCTTTGAGATGGGGGTTCTCACTGTGTTAGCCTAGGTTAAAGCCATGGTCTCCTTGTATCAGGCTCTCAAGTAACTGGATTTGCAGGTGAGTGACCCTGTGCCCAGTTTGAGTCAGTTACTGCTACAATGTTTCAGCTCTCACAAAGGACATTCCGTCACTCTAGTAGTCACCCAGCaagctctccagccctccatcCACCTGTCTGCCCTGTCTCTGGATGGTTAGCCTATTCTGCGCATGTCCAATCAAAACCATGTGGTTGGGTATGGCGATGCATGACTGTCAtctcggcacttgggaggcaaatgcAGGACGATCAGAAATTAATTCAAAGTCACCCTCACCTACATATCGAAAACAAGGCCAGacttggctacatgagaccctgtgtccaCCAATTTCTGGAATGTGTATGGCTGTGTGTATGGATGCTTCCAGTTTGCGCCATGTTTTACAGACTGGTCTATGCAGTGTCTGGGCAATTCATCTCCTTTTATTGCCCAATAGTAGTCCATTGTATGAGTCTATCATGTTATTTACCCACTTACCAGGACCTGACATTTCCGGTTGTTTCTACCTTTTGTCTATTATGTACAATGTTGCTATAAATAATAATAGATAgcaagcacacactttttatacaaTTTCCTGTACAAATATTTGAGTATGTGCTCAAGAATGGAattattaggggttggggatttagctcagtggtagagagcttgcctagcaagctcaaggccctgggttcggtccccagctccaaaaaaaaaaaaaaaagaaaagaaaaaaaaaagaatggaattaTTGGGTCATACAATAACTTtgtctaatgtgtgtgtgtgtgtatgtgtgtgtgtgtgtgtgtgtgtgtgtgtgtgtgtgtctagaggtTGAGACAATTGCTTTCTTCAACTGTTCTCCTTTATTTTTTCGAGACAGTCTTTCCCTGCACCTGAAGTCCCTTGGTTAGGCAGGCTGTCGGCCTATGAGCTTCAGAGCTTTTCAGCCCTCCCCACCAGGGCTGTGATTACGGATATGCACTGCCCTGACAGTTTATAATTTTTGTAGGAATTACAAAATAGTTTTCAGCATTTTTCATCATTGTGTATTACCTTAAGAACATTTCTacttaaaaatgttaaaagttgGTGGTGCTTGGGTGCTCGCCACCGGCTGGGCTCTGGTGCGACCTCGTTAGGAGCTGCAGGGTGGACTGGCTCGCGCGTCTCCACCCTCGCCCCAGCCTGCGCCTCCTGGCTCGCAGGCCGCCCCTTAGCAGGTCGTCCCCGAGGCCCGGGCCCAGCCGCTCCCCAGCACCTTCGCGGGCTCCCAGGCCAGCGGAATGCAGCCTCCGGGCCCGCCCCCGGCCTATGCGCCTGCCAACGGGGACTTCACCTTTGTCTCTTCGGGGGACGCAGAAGATCTCAGTGGTTCTATAGCAGCTCCAGATGTCAAATTAGACCTCGGTGTAAGTGGAGATTTCATCAAAGAATCTACAGCAACAACATTTCTGAGACAGAGAGGCTACGGCTGGCTTTTGGAAGTCGAAGATGAGGATCCTGAAGATAATAAGCCACTTTTGGaagaattggacattgacctaAAGGATATTTACTACAAAATCCGCTGTGTTTTGATGCCAATGCCATCGCTTGGTTTTAATAGACAAGTGGTGAGAGACAATCCTGACTTTTGGGGTCCACTGGCTGTTGTTCTGTTCTTCTCCATGATATCATTATATGGACAGTTTAGGGTGGTCTCATGGATTATAACCATTTGGATATTTGGTTCACTGACAATTTTCTTACTGGCTAGGGTTCTTGGTGGAGAAGTTGCATATGGCCAAGTTCTTGGAGTTATAGGATATTCATTACTTCCTCTCATTGTAATAGCCCCTATACTTTTAGTGGTTGGATCTTTTGAAATGGTGTCTACACTTATAAAACTATTTGGCGTGTTTTGGGCTGCCTACAGTGCTGCTTCATTACTCGTAGGTGAAGAATTCAAGACCAAAAAGCCTCTGCTCATTTATCCGATCTTTTTACTGTACATTTATTTTTTGTCCTTATATACTGGGGTGTGATCCAAGTTGTACATGAATCAAAAAGATGGTGTTACATTTGTATTAAGCTGGGAATTCTTGCTGAAGGgattggaaaaaaaattactaGTAAAATTTTATACATTCCAGATAGAGA is drawn from Rattus norvegicus strain BN/NHsdMcwi chromosome 6, GRCr8, whole genome shotgun sequence and contains these coding sequences:
- the Yipf4l1 gene encoding protein YIPF4-like; the protein is MQPPGPPPAYAPANGDFTFVSSGDAEDLSGSIAAPDVKLDLGVSGDFIKESTATTFLRQRGYGWLLEVEDEDPEDNKPLLEELDIDLKDIYYKIRCVLMPMPSLGFNRQVVRDNPDFWGPLAVVLFFSMISLYGQFRVVSWIITIWIFGSLTIFLLARVLGGEVAYGQVLGVIGYSLLPLIVIAPILLVVGSFEMVSTLIKLFGVFWAAYSAASLLVGEEFKTKKPLLIYPIFLLYIYFLSLYTGV